A region from the Beduinella massiliensis genome encodes:
- the pcrA gene encoding DNA helicase PcrA, which yields MDLTALNREQRLAAETLEGPLLVLAGAGSGKTRALTYRIANLLDKGVPAWQILAITFTNKAAREMRERLLKLAGEQADEVWVSTFHASCAKILRRDIEKLGYTRSFTIYDDDDQMTVIKELLKKQNVDEKFLPAREVKSKISDAKNKLQNPQEWFHASSRDYRMQMIMDLYTAYEERLKAANALDFDDLLVKTLELFSQHPPVLESYQRRFHYIHVDEYQDTNYAQYMLVKLLAGEYRNLCVVGDDDQSIYGWRGADVRNILDFEKDFKDCKVIKLEQNYRSSANILDAANNVIAHNAGRKEKALWTEKDEGEKICLFHAGDEREEAAWVCDRMQQMHQTDVSYNAMAVLYRMNAQSRVLEEMLVRAGIPYRIYGGMRFYDRKEVRDIVAYLRVIVNPADDVSLRRIINQPKRSIGDATIAELVRSAAEQDYSLFTAMLEPPQTLASRARKCVGEFAQLMTRLTIERETMPLSEFVQRLIDETGLLAQYTKEDSDEARTRVENIQEFIGAVQEFAEKAEAPTLEDFLENVALVTDLDSMTDDAQAVTLMTLHSAKGLEFKNVFLIGMEDGIFPSLRSMNDEERMEEERRLCYVGITRAQDRLFLSYATQRMLFNLMQHNRPSQFLDEIPSRLIDGGMEARQAVQSAFRAHDERQQQSSSTRERPVLHVGRQPVKDFAGGRSGSLNIPGVQKGFATVSSQAQAYVKPAVFKPGDRVLHKKFGEGDVVKVTGSGNDARISIEFAAYGVKEFALSIAPIIKVGG from the coding sequence ATGGATTTAACTGCATTGAATCGCGAACAACGTCTTGCCGCCGAAACGCTGGAGGGGCCGCTGCTCGTGCTGGCGGGCGCGGGCTCCGGAAAGACGCGCGCGCTTACATACCGCATCGCCAACCTCCTGGATAAGGGCGTGCCCGCCTGGCAGATTCTGGCGATCACGTTTACCAACAAAGCGGCGCGAGAGATGCGCGAACGCCTTTTAAAGCTTGCGGGCGAGCAGGCGGACGAAGTATGGGTTTCTACCTTTCACGCAAGCTGCGCGAAGATTCTCCGCCGTGACATCGAAAAGCTGGGTTACACGCGCTCTTTTACGATCTACGACGACGACGATCAGATGACCGTCATCAAGGAGCTGCTCAAAAAACAGAACGTCGATGAAAAGTTCCTGCCCGCGCGCGAGGTCAAGAGCAAGATTTCCGACGCGAAGAACAAGCTGCAAAACCCGCAGGAGTGGTTCCACGCCTCTAGCCGGGATTATCGCATGCAGATGATCATGGACCTTTACACGGCCTACGAGGAGCGGCTCAAGGCCGCCAACGCGCTGGACTTTGACGACCTGCTGGTGAAGACGCTAGAGCTGTTCAGCCAGCACCCGCCGGTTCTGGAAAGCTATCAGCGCCGGTTCCATTACATTCACGTGGACGAATACCAGGATACCAACTATGCGCAGTATATGCTCGTAAAGCTGCTGGCGGGCGAATACCGGAACCTGTGCGTGGTGGGTGACGACGACCAGTCCATCTACGGCTGGCGCGGCGCGGACGTACGCAATATCCTGGACTTTGAAAAGGACTTTAAGGACTGCAAGGTCATTAAACTCGAGCAGAACTACCGCTCTTCCGCCAACATTCTGGACGCGGCGAACAACGTCATCGCGCACAACGCCGGCCGCAAGGAAAAGGCGCTGTGGACGGAGAAGGACGAAGGCGAAAAGATCTGCTTGTTCCATGCAGGAGATGAGCGGGAGGAAGCCGCCTGGGTCTGCGACCGGATGCAGCAGATGCACCAGACGGACGTATCCTACAACGCGATGGCCGTGCTGTACCGCATGAACGCGCAGTCCCGCGTGCTGGAAGAAATGCTGGTGCGCGCGGGCATTCCCTACAGGATTTACGGAGGCATGCGTTTTTACGACCGCAAGGAAGTGCGCGACATCGTGGCCTATCTGCGCGTCATCGTAAACCCGGCGGACGACGTGTCGCTGCGGCGCATCATCAACCAGCCCAAGCGCTCCATCGGCGACGCGACCATCGCGGAGCTCGTGCGCAGCGCGGCGGAGCAGGATTATTCGCTCTTCACGGCGATGCTGGAGCCGCCGCAGACGCTGGCTTCCCGCGCGCGAAAGTGCGTCGGGGAATTCGCCCAGCTGATGACCCGGCTCACCATCGAGCGCGAGACGATGCCGCTTTCGGAATTCGTGCAAAGGCTGATCGACGAGACGGGCCTGCTCGCGCAGTATACGAAGGAGGATTCCGACGAGGCCAGAACGCGCGTAGAGAACATCCAGGAGTTCATCGGCGCGGTGCAGGAGTTCGCGGAGAAGGCGGAAGCGCCGACGCTGGAGGATTTCCTCGAAAACGTCGCGCTCGTGACCGACCTGGACTCGATGACGGACGACGCGCAGGCGGTGACGCTCATGACGCTTCACAGCGCCAAGGGCTTGGAATTCAAGAACGTCTTTTTGATCGGCATGGAAGACGGCATCTTCCCATCCCTTCGCTCGATGAACGACGAGGAGCGCATGGAGGAGGAGCGCAGGCTTTGCTACGTGGGCATCACCCGCGCGCAGGATCGACTCTTTCTTTCCTATGCCACGCAGCGCATGCTGTTCAACCTGATGCAACACAACCGGCCTTCACAATTTCTGGATGAGATTCCCTCTCGTCTGATCGACGGCGGCATGGAAGCGCGACAGGCGGTGCAGAGTGCCTTCCGCGCGCACGATGAGCGGCAGCAGCAATCCTCGTCCACGCGCGAGCGCCCGGTGCTGCACGTCGGCCGTCAGCCGGTCAAGGACTTTGCGGGCGGACGCTCAGGTTCGCTCAACATTCCCGGCGTACAGAAGGGATTTGCTACGGTATCCTCTCAGGCGCAGGCTTACGTCAAGCCCGCTGTATTCAAACCCGGCGACCGCGTGCTTCACAAGAAGTTCGGCGAAGGCGACGTCGTCAAGGTGACCGGCAGCGGAAACGACGCGCGCATCTCCATCGAATTTGCCGCTTACGGCGTAAAGGAGTTCGCGCTGTCCATTGCGCCGATCATCAAGGTAGGAGGCTGA
- a CDS encoding YerC/YecD family TrpR-related protein, with amino-acid sequence MFESKIKNAQTDLLVKAILSLQTDEECYRLFDDLCTIHEVQALAQRIEVARLLRERITYHDIAERTGASTATISRVNRCLTYGADGYNTVLDRMEKE; translated from the coding sequence GTGTTTGAATCAAAAATTAAAAACGCCCAAACCGACCTGTTGGTAAAGGCGATCCTTTCCCTTCAGACCGACGAGGAGTGCTATCGCCTTTTTGACGACCTGTGCACGATACATGAGGTACAGGCGCTCGCGCAGCGAATCGAGGTGGCGCGCCTGCTCAGGGAGCGCATCACCTATCACGACATCGCTGAACGGACGGGCGCCAGCACGGCGACCATCAGCCGCGTCAATCGCTGCCTGACCTACGGGGCGGACGGCTACAATACGGTGCTTGACCGGATGGAGAAGGAGTAA
- a CDS encoding single-stranded DNA-binding protein yields the protein MENMVNTLRLTGQIVDTPQVGHEAFGEKFYYLTLGVPRLSGTQDLLPVTISERLLEEGELASGTTLSLEGQVRSYNKIIDGAGRLLITAFAQKILPVDEKENPNQVHLTGTLCKMPAYRTTPFGREIADLMLAVNRAYGKSDYIPCITWGRSARFASRLKVGDHIHLSGRLQSRSYQKQMPDGSVVEKTAYEVSVGHLEVVSEEALHPAMPLENEKAISEHA from the coding sequence ATGGAGAACATGGTCAATACACTGCGCCTGACCGGCCAGATCGTCGACACGCCGCAGGTCGGTCACGAAGCGTTCGGCGAAAAGTTCTACTATTTGACGCTCGGCGTGCCGAGACTGTCGGGCACGCAGGATCTTCTGCCCGTCACGATCTCGGAGCGGCTGCTCGAGGAGGGGGAGCTCGCATCGGGCACGACGCTGTCGCTGGAGGGGCAGGTGCGCTCCTACAACAAGATCATCGACGGCGCAGGGCGGCTGCTCATCACGGCTTTCGCGCAGAAGATCCTGCCGGTGGATGAAAAGGAAAACCCCAATCAGGTGCACCTGACGGGGACGCTGTGCAAGATGCCTGCCTACCGCACGACGCCGTTCGGACGCGAAATCGCGGATCTCATGCTGGCCGTGAACCGCGCGTACGGCAAGAGCGATTACATTCCCTGCATCACCTGGGGACGCAGCGCGCGTTTTGCCTCCAGGCTCAAGGTGGGCGACCACATCCACCTGAGCGGACGGCTGCAAAGCCGCAGCTATCAAAAGCAGATGCCGGACGGCAGCGTGGTGGAAAAGACGGCCTACGAGGTTTCGGTCGGCCATCTGGAGGTCGTTTCCGAAGAGGCACTGCACCCGGCGATGCCGCTCGAAAACGAAAAAGCAATCTCGGAGCATGCCTGA
- a CDS encoding polysaccharide deacetylase family protein: MADKKIHPGSLQRIALVACLAVLSVVYAGMTISGDVTTAAAKRELPVYNVDTEEKVLSISFDAAWGSAQTEKILDILDEYDVRTTFFLVGFWSEKYPELVQEIVLRGHEVGNHSATHPHMSKLSEAQIKEELKKASDLVEHITGKPTTLFRPPYGEYNDAVVRVSRDEGYECVQWNVDSLDWKNRGVDDMIKQCTKSIHPGDIVLFHNDSKYIVEALPTILKTYTEAGYKIIPVSELLLKGETWIDHQGTQHLQTAAPQPKP; this comes from the coding sequence ATGGCGGATAAGAAGATTCACCCCGGGAGCTTGCAGCGCATTGCATTGGTCGCATGCCTGGCCGTACTGTCTGTCGTTTATGCAGGCATGACGATATCGGGAGATGTCACGACGGCGGCGGCAAAGCGGGAATTACCGGTTTACAACGTCGATACGGAGGAAAAGGTGCTTTCCATCAGCTTCGATGCTGCCTGGGGCAGCGCGCAGACTGAAAAGATACTGGACATCCTGGACGAATACGACGTGCGCACGACATTTTTCCTGGTGGGCTTCTGGTCTGAAAAGTACCCGGAGCTCGTGCAGGAAATCGTGCTCCGCGGGCACGAAGTTGGGAACCACAGCGCGACGCATCCGCATATGTCTAAGTTGTCTGAGGCGCAGATCAAGGAAGAACTGAAGAAAGCAAGCGATCTGGTCGAGCACATTACCGGAAAACCCACAACGCTCTTTCGCCCGCCCTATGGCGAATACAACGACGCCGTTGTTCGCGTCAGCCGCGATGAAGGCTATGAATGCGTGCAATGGAACGTCGACTCGCTGGACTGGAAGAACCGCGGCGTAGACGATATGATCAAGCAATGTACAAAAAGCATCCATCCGGGTGACATCGTGCTGTTTCATAACGACTCCAAATACATCGTGGAGGCGCTTCCCACCATCCTCAAGACGTATACAGAGGCTGGTTACAAGATCATCCCCGTCTCCGAACTGCTGCTGAAGGGGGAGACGTGGATCGATCATCAGGGAACGCAGCACCTGCAGACCGCTGCGCCGCAACCGAAACCATAA
- a CDS encoding DNA topoisomerase (ATP-hydrolyzing), translating into MGRKKDDMTPKPIAQSIVQAPMEEVMHQSMIPYAEHVILERALPRVEDGLKPVQRRILFTMNELGMTPDKPHRKCARIVGDCLGKYHPHGDTSVYDAMVRMAQPYSLRGLLVDGHGNFGSIDGDSAAAMRYTEARMAPLALEMLRDIDKDTVSFSFNFDDTLKEPDMLPARYPNLLVNGASGIAVGLATNIPPHNLREAIDAVVAQMEDPDITVDGLMKYIPAPDFPTGGFLLRTPEIRRAYECGRAKLTVRARVHVEDGPSGRKLIVITEVPYQVPKAAMLEKILRLSEERKAQLGGIHDIRDESDRTGLRAVIELKRDVDPQKVLAVLYKYSDLQVTFGVNMVAIANGKPKQMGLKEIIHYYVEHQKSVVTRRTRYELSQAKAREHILQGLMIAVDNLDEVIALIRGSKNAKEAKEGLMARFALTDVQAQAILDLRLQRLTGLEILTLRKEYDEVLRLIDKLEGILKSDKKLLGVIKKEMLEIRERFGDERRTQIVDDDTQAMTVPEEQPEPEDTVFLLTRGGQARRIAPKAFEKAEFKTPEELPRCLIRIQTDYSLYFFTDAGNCYPVSTTAVPEIVRAKDRGLTLGGLLMGLEDGEQVVRVLAIQNGSLERTEDLLFVTCQGMIKRTAAAEYGVRKAKFAAINLKGGDKLQAVHVLSDEPNMLLLSRNAMSIQFALQSVPVTGRTTAGVKAMALELGDAVVFSSPVYPEGEAVLFSDRGYAKRVLIVDFDIQNRNGKGLRAFTFNKNSSNGTRVAGALYVREPFDFTVWQQGGMQSTMNTDAVMIEPRASKGRPYVMALMDDVVTEVSAKI; encoded by the coding sequence ATGGGCCGAAAGAAGGACGACATGACGCCAAAGCCGATCGCCCAGAGCATCGTGCAGGCCCCGATGGAAGAGGTCATGCACCAGTCGATGATCCCTTACGCAGAACACGTCATTCTGGAGCGCGCGCTGCCGCGCGTAGAGGACGGGCTCAAGCCCGTGCAGCGGCGCATCCTCTTTACCATGAACGAGCTGGGCATGACGCCGGACAAACCACACCGCAAGTGTGCGCGCATCGTCGGCGACTGCCTGGGTAAATATCACCCGCACGGCGATACGTCCGTGTACGACGCGATGGTTCGCATGGCCCAGCCGTACAGTCTGCGCGGTCTGCTGGTGGACGGCCACGGCAACTTCGGCTCCATAGACGGCGACAGCGCCGCCGCCATGCGCTATACCGAGGCGCGCATGGCGCCGCTGGCGCTTGAAATGCTGCGGGACATCGACAAGGACACCGTTTCCTTCAGTTTCAACTTCGACGACACGCTCAAAGAGCCGGACATGCTGCCCGCGCGTTATCCGAACCTGCTGGTCAACGGCGCGTCGGGCATCGCCGTGGGCCTTGCGACAAACATCCCGCCCCACAATTTGCGCGAGGCTATCGACGCGGTGGTGGCGCAGATGGAAGACCCGGACATCACGGTGGACGGACTGATGAAGTACATCCCCGCGCCGGACTTTCCGACAGGCGGTTTTTTGCTGCGCACGCCGGAGATCAGGCGCGCCTATGAATGCGGGCGCGCTAAGCTCACGGTGCGGGCGCGCGTGCACGTCGAGGACGGCCCATCCGGCCGCAAGCTGATCGTAATCACCGAGGTGCCCTATCAGGTGCCGAAGGCAGCGATGCTCGAAAAAATCCTGCGGCTCAGCGAAGAGCGCAAGGCCCAACTCGGCGGCATTCACGACATTCGGGACGAGTCCGACCGCACGGGCCTTCGCGCCGTCATCGAGCTCAAGCGCGACGTGGACCCGCAAAAGGTGCTCGCGGTGCTCTACAAGTACTCGGACCTTCAAGTGACATTTGGCGTGAACATGGTCGCCATCGCGAACGGGAAACCCAAGCAGATGGGCCTCAAGGAAATCATACATTATTACGTTGAACACCAGAAGAGCGTCGTCACGCGCCGCACGCGCTACGAGCTTTCGCAGGCGAAGGCGCGCGAGCACATCCTGCAGGGCCTGATGATCGCGGTGGACAACCTCGACGAGGTCATCGCGCTCATTCGCGGGAGCAAAAACGCGAAGGAAGCAAAAGAGGGGCTGATGGCCCGCTTTGCCCTGACGGACGTACAGGCACAGGCGATACTGGATCTGCGCCTGCAGCGGCTTACGGGCCTGGAAATCCTGACGTTGCGCAAGGAATACGACGAGGTTTTGCGCCTGATCGACAAGCTTGAAGGAATCCTGAAGAGCGACAAAAAGCTCCTAGGCGTCATCAAAAAGGAGATGCTCGAGATCAGGGAGCGCTTCGGAGACGAGAGACGGACGCAGATCGTGGACGACGACACCCAAGCTATGACGGTGCCGGAGGAGCAGCCGGAGCCGGAAGACACGGTCTTTCTGCTGACGCGCGGCGGACAGGCGCGCCGCATAGCGCCCAAGGCATTTGAAAAGGCGGAGTTCAAGACGCCGGAGGAGCTGCCGCGCTGTCTCATACGGATTCAAACCGACTACTCCCTGTACTTCTTTACAGACGCGGGCAACTGCTACCCTGTCAGCACAACGGCCGTGCCCGAAATCGTGCGCGCAAAGGATCGCGGGCTGACGCTGGGCGGGCTGCTCATGGGTCTGGAGGACGGCGAACAGGTCGTTCGGGTGCTGGCGATTCAAAACGGCAGCCTGGAAAGGACGGAAGACCTGCTGTTCGTCACCTGTCAGGGGATGATTAAGCGCACCGCAGCCGCCGAGTACGGCGTGCGCAAGGCGAAATTCGCAGCCATCAACCTCAAGGGCGGCGACAAATTGCAGGCCGTTCACGTGCTGTCGGACGAGCCGAACATGCTGCTCCTTTCAAGAAACGCCATGTCCATACAGTTTGCGCTGCAAAGCGTGCCGGTCACCGGGCGTACGACGGCGGGTGTCAAGGCAATGGCGCTCGAACTCGGCGATGCGGTCGTCTTTTCTTCACCGGTCTATCCGGAGGGAGAGGCCGTGCTGTTCAGCGACCGGGGCTACGCCAAGCGCGTGCTGATCGTCGATTTCGACATCCAGAACAGAAACGGCAAGGGGCTGCGGGCTTTCACGTTCAACAAGAACAGCTCAAACGGAACGCGCGTCGCGGGCGCGCTGTACGTGCGGGAGCCCTTTGACTTTACCGTGTGGCAGCAGGGCGGCATGCAGTCCACGATGAACACCGACGCCGTCATGATCGAGCCGCGCGCCTCGAAGGGAAGGCCCTACGTCATGGCGCTGATGGACGACGTCGTGACGGAAGTGAGCGCAAAAATCTAA
- a CDS encoding DNA gyrase subunit B — MAKQYNAGVLKVLEGLDAVRMRPGMYIGSTGQRGLHHLVWEIVDNAIDEASNGFASEVKVELHKDGSVSVEDNGRGVPVDMHPQLGITGVEVVYTKLHAGGKFDHENYGYSGGLHGVGASVVNALSKWMTVDVYINWTHYRMQFRSEYDPKEGKVTAGRAVGPLEKIGNTRKKGTRVTFMPDDSIFEETVFNGDTVRRRLRELAYLNKGLRIVYTDERVKEPEEREHVFQFDGGLVDYVQFLNRDKTPLFEQVVFFEGMKDDVITRIAFQYSDSYTDNVFSYVNNIPTAEGGTHEIGFKAAYTKAFNDFARKIGALREKDNNLAGEDFREGLTVVLSCSVRNPQFEGQTKGRLGNTEVRPAVEALVSEKLTAFLEDLKNQDLAQRIVEKAIRAAKVREASRKAREVARAKNQLDAAPLVGKLSSCTGRKPEENELFIVEGDSAGGSAKQGRDRRFQAILPLRGKPLNAEKKRIDQVLANDEFRSIITALGTGIDEDFTLAPLKYHKVIILSDADQDGAHIRAILLTFFYRYMRELVTEGHVYIGMPPLYRVQRGKDIQYAYDDKELRRLTKSGGRGYTIQRYKGLGEMDPEQLWDTTMNPENRKLMQVTIEDAAEAERMVTILMGDKVEPRRDYISANANFNKVDTFLEHEGRA, encoded by the coding sequence ATGGCAAAGCAGTATAACGCCGGCGTGCTGAAAGTGTTGGAGGGCCTGGACGCGGTGCGCATGCGCCCCGGCATGTACATCGGATCAACGGGTCAAAGAGGTCTTCATCATCTGGTATGGGAGATCGTAGACAATGCGATCGACGAGGCGTCCAACGGCTTTGCAAGCGAGGTCAAGGTCGAGCTGCACAAGGACGGTAGCGTCAGCGTGGAGGACAACGGGCGCGGCGTTCCGGTGGATATGCATCCGCAGCTGGGCATTACGGGCGTCGAGGTCGTTTACACCAAGCTGCACGCGGGCGGCAAGTTCGACCACGAGAACTACGGGTATTCCGGCGGCCTGCACGGGGTAGGCGCTTCGGTCGTGAACGCGCTTTCAAAGTGGATGACGGTGGACGTCTACATCAACTGGACGCACTACCGCATGCAGTTCAGGAGCGAATACGACCCGAAGGAGGGAAAGGTCACGGCCGGACGCGCCGTGGGGCCGCTCGAAAAGATCGGGAATACGCGCAAAAAGGGCACGCGGGTGACGTTCATGCCGGACGATTCGATCTTTGAGGAGACGGTCTTCAACGGCGACACCGTCCGCCGCCGCCTGCGCGAGCTGGCGTACCTCAACAAAGGGCTTCGCATCGTCTATACGGACGAGCGCGTCAAGGAACCGGAAGAGCGCGAGCACGTCTTCCAGTTTGACGGCGGGCTCGTCGATTATGTGCAGTTCCTGAACCGGGACAAGACCCCGCTTTTCGAGCAGGTCGTCTTTTTTGAGGGTATGAAGGACGACGTCATCACCCGCATCGCTTTTCAATACAGCGACAGCTACACGGACAACGTCTTTTCCTACGTCAACAACATCCCCACAGCGGAGGGCGGAACGCACGAAATCGGGTTCAAGGCCGCTTACACGAAGGCCTTTAACGATTTTGCCCGCAAGATCGGCGCGCTCAGGGAAAAAGACAACAACCTGGCGGGTGAGGACTTCCGCGAGGGGCTCACGGTGGTGCTCTCCTGTTCGGTGCGCAATCCGCAGTTCGAGGGGCAGACAAAGGGCCGTTTGGGCAATACGGAGGTGCGCCCGGCGGTCGAAGCGCTGGTGAGCGAAAAGCTGACGGCATTTCTGGAGGATCTAAAGAATCAGGACCTTGCGCAGCGGATCGTCGAAAAAGCCATCCGTGCGGCCAAGGTACGCGAGGCATCGCGCAAGGCCCGCGAGGTGGCGCGCGCGAAAAACCAGCTCGACGCGGCCCCGCTGGTCGGCAAACTGTCCAGCTGCACGGGCAGAAAGCCCGAGGAAAACGAGCTGTTCATCGTCGAAGGTGATTCTGCCGGCGGTTCCGCCAAGCAGGGACGCGACCGGCGTTTTCAGGCGATTTTGCCGCTTCGCGGCAAGCCGCTCAACGCGGAAAAGAAGCGCATCGATCAGGTGCTCGCGAACGACGAGTTCCGCTCCATCATCACCGCGTTAGGCACGGGCATCGACGAGGATTTCACCCTCGCGCCGCTCAAATACCACAAGGTGATCATCCTTTCCGACGCAGATCAGGACGGCGCGCACATCCGTGCCATCCTACTGACGTTCTTTTACCGGTACATGCGCGAACTCGTCACGGAAGGCCACGTGTACATCGGCATGCCGCCGCTTTACCGCGTGCAGCGCGGCAAGGACATCCAGTACGCCTACGACGACAAGGAGCTGCGCCGGCTCACGAAGAGCGGCGGCAGAGGCTATACGATCCAGCGCTACAAGGGCCTGGGCGAGATGGACCCGGAGCAGCTGTGGGATACGACGATGAACCCGGAGAACCGCAAGCTCATGCAGGTGACCATCGAAGACGCCGCTGAGGCGGAACGCATGGTTACCATCCTGATGGGCGACAAGGTAGAGCCCCGGCGAGACTACATCAGCGCCAACGCGAACTTCAACAAGGTGGATACATTCCTGGAGCACGAGGGGAGGGCGTAA
- a CDS encoding YphA family membrane protein, protein MSIGMVLLTVLALLILFGVGQRVLDRMYLTDRQALLMVAAIFVGGWLPDLQFGRVTLNIGGALIPLGICIYLLVRAGTNKERIRALVAAVLTGAAVYLLGRIMPADPIQTYIDPNYVYGLAAGVVAYLLGRSRRAAFFAGVVGVLLADIAVGAVNWANGIDQTLHLGSAGALDAVVISGLLAVLLAEFVGEALERLTSGAAKEPMEDGAIATGRRKK, encoded by the coding sequence ATGTCTATTGGGATGGTACTCCTCACCGTTTTGGCGCTGCTCATCCTGTTCGGCGTCGGCCAGCGCGTGCTGGACCGCATGTATCTGACGGACCGCCAAGCGCTGCTCATGGTCGCGGCCATCTTTGTCGGAGGCTGGCTTCCTGACCTGCAATTCGGCCGCGTGACGCTCAACATCGGCGGCGCGCTGATCCCGTTGGGAATCTGTATTTATCTGCTCGTGCGCGCCGGAACGAATAAGGAGCGCATCCGCGCCCTCGTCGCCGCCGTCCTGACGGGCGCGGCCGTCTACCTGCTGGGACGGATCATGCCGGCCGACCCGATTCAGACCTACATCGACCCCAACTACGTCTACGGGCTGGCGGCAGGCGTCGTCGCCTATCTGCTCGGCCGTTCGCGCAGGGCGGCCTTCTTCGCGGGCGTCGTCGGCGTGCTGCTGGCGGATATCGCCGTCGGTGCGGTCAACTGGGCGAACGGCATCGACCAGACGCTGCACCTGGGCAGCGCGGGCGCGCTCGACGCCGTGGTCATTTCCGGGCTGCTCGCCGTCCTGCTGGCGGAGTTCGTCGGAGAAGCGCTGGAACGGCTCACGAGCGGCGCGGCGAAGGAGCCGATGGAGGATGGCGCAATCGCCACAGGGAGGCGGAAAAAATGA
- the spoIIP gene encoding stage II sporulation protein P, with protein MKKYLAMLASVCLLLMPLTTRASVGDTADECYTVFTESGDQLFQIAGTVNADDEYISADNKLYRIKSADEGQKTAVALLAGDEEMPDVSWLDAQEAVSVYAQEQQKLIAMYVTHSDESYIPTDGTESKETRGGIYDVAEELKAALEKRGITVALDTSTHLPHDGGAYRRSRQTATRLAEKGPDALIDIHRDGIPAPEEYTHTVKGENVSKVRLLVGKANQNSDANRAFAKQIKAVADKMYPGLIKDIFIGKGNYNQEIMPHAILLEFGTHTISKERAIASADLMANVLSKTLYGEVSGSTSGSAGNTPQKSASSGGTQSGASGGSGADAAQSDAGSGSGIVWMLVIAGVAVLVFAFLATGSGKGMGEKLRRNTSEITGGLFGKRPDKDNPPK; from the coding sequence ATGAAAAAGTACCTTGCAATGCTCGCTTCCGTCTGCCTGCTGCTGATGCCGCTGACGACGCGGGCAAGCGTCGGCGACACCGCGGACGAATGCTACACGGTCTTCACGGAATCCGGCGATCAGCTCTTTCAAATCGCGGGAACGGTGAACGCCGACGACGAGTACATCAGCGCGGACAACAAGCTCTATCGGATCAAATCCGCGGATGAGGGGCAGAAGACAGCCGTGGCCCTTCTCGCCGGCGACGAGGAAATGCCGGACGTCTCGTGGCTTGACGCACAGGAAGCCGTCTCCGTCTATGCGCAGGAACAGCAGAAGCTCATCGCGATGTACGTGACCCATAGTGACGAGTCGTACATCCCCACGGACGGCACGGAGAGCAAGGAGACGCGCGGCGGCATTTACGACGTGGCCGAGGAGCTCAAGGCGGCGCTTGAAAAGCGCGGCATCACGGTCGCGCTCGATACCTCCACGCACCTGCCGCATGACGGCGGCGCGTACCGCCGCTCGCGCCAGACGGCCACGCGTCTGGCCGAAAAAGGGCCGGACGCCCTCATCGACATTCACCGTGACGGCATCCCGGCGCCTGAGGAGTACACGCACACGGTGAAGGGGGAAAACGTATCCAAGGTACGCCTGTTGGTAGGCAAGGCGAACCAGAACAGCGACGCGAACCGGGCGTTCGCCAAACAGATCAAGGCTGTGGCCGACAAGATGTACCCCGGTCTCATCAAGGACATCTTCATCGGCAAGGGCAACTATAACCAGGAGATCATGCCCCACGCCATCCTGCTGGAGTTCGGCACGCACACCATCTCCAAGGAGCGCGCCATCGCCTCCGCGGATTTGATGGCGAACGTCCTGTCCAAGACGCTGTACGGCGAGGTCAGCGGCAGCACCTCCGGCAGCGCGGGAAATACCCCGCAGAAGAGCGCTTCCTCCGGCGGTACGCAGTCGGGCGCGTCCGGCGGCAGCGGCGCGGATGCCGCCCAGTCCGACGCGGGCTCCGGCAGCGGTATCGTATGGATGCTGGTCATCGCGGGCGTCGCCGTGCTGGTCTTTGCCTTTCTCGCCACAGGCAGCGGCAAAGGCATGGGCGAAAAGCTCAGGAGGAACACGAGTGAAATCACGGGCGGATTGTTCGGCAAGCGGCCTGACAAGGACAACCCGCCGAAGTGA